The genomic segment GGAATCGCTCCATGCCGATGATCTGCAACAGCAGCAGACCATTCGCAGCCGCGCGGTCAGCGCCATTGGCGGGGTTGAAGAGGCGGTTCTGGAATCGCGTTTCCTGCACGACAACTACCGCTACAACCCATCACTCGAGCTCGAGCCGCCCCATTTCAGTCCGGCGGAGGAGTTGCTGGCACGCAGTGGTCTGTACACCGAGAACTGAGCGGCGCCCGGCCATGTGGCGCCCGACAGTCCACTGCTTGGTTGGATCCAATCAAAAGCGCAGCCCTGAGTCCAGTGCTGCGCATCGGGGGTTGAACTGAACGGTCGGATCAGACTTTTCTGGAGTAGTACTCCACCACCAGCAGTTCGTTGATTTCAAGGGCGACCCATTCGCGTTCGCAACGGCCGGTGACCTTGGCGGACAATTTGGTCTTGTCCAGATCCAGATGGGGCGGGATGTTGGCCAGACCTGGAAATTCCAGGTTGCCTTCGGCCAGCCTCTTGCTGGCTTTGCGTTCCCGGATGGCGATCACATCACCCACCTTGCACTGGTAGCTGGCAATGTCGGTGACCCGGCCATTCACGGTCACGTGACCGTGGTTCACCAGTTGACGGGCACCCGGGACCGTGGGGCCGAAGCCCATCCGGAAACAGACATTGTCGAGTCTGTTTTCAAGAAGTTTGAGCAGGTTCGTTCCAGTCGAACCATCCTGTGCACGGGCTTTCTTCACGTAGCGAACAAGCTGACGCTCAGAAATTCCGTAGTTGAAGCGCAGTTTCTGTTTTTCTTCGAGTCGGATCGCGTATTCCGAGCGCTTGCGACGGGCTTGGCCGTGCTGACCGGGGGGATAGGACCGCTTTGCGGCCTTCCGGGTGAGACCAGGTAGATCTCCCAAGCGCCGCGTGATCCTCAGGCGAGGGCCGCGGTATCGAGACATAAAAAGGAAGTTGTTGGGACCATTCGTGCCAGATGGCAGGCATGCTGGAACCAGAGAAGGTTCCGCGCATCTCTCCATGCACGAATCAACCACTGTATCTGCAAGCCTTCTCGCCAGAACGGCCAGAGTCCTGAATGCTGCTTTGGCTCAGGTGTTGCTGGCTTTGATCGGTTTCTACCGCCGCTTCATCTCGCCTTTGATCGGTCCGCGCTGTCGTTTTATCCCAACCTGCAGTGCCTATGGCCTCGAGGCGATCCAAAGGCATGGTCCCTGGCGCGGCAGCTGGCTCACGTTCAGGCGATTGCTGCGTTGCACTCCTCTCACACCGTGTGGGTGCGATCCAGTGCCTGATTGAGCCATGGCTGATCAGCCAGGTGTTGAGCTGACGCTTTACAGCCGCAGGGGGTGTTGTCTCTGTGAAGGGCTGGAAGGCCGCCTGAGACAGTTGAATCTCAGGGCTCTGGGCCTTGAACTCACGGTGATTGATATCGATGCCGAGGAGACGTCCACTGCCCTGAAAGCGCGTTACGACCTCGAGGTGCCGGTGCTCAGCTTTGACGGGCGGGACCTGCCACGGGTTTCACCTCGCCTGGGCGGGGAGGGCCTGTTCAACTGGTTGCATCGTGCGCTGTCCAAGGGCTCAGGAGCGACTTAAAACAAGCCGACATACCTGACGCGAGGAACGCGGGATGAGCCAGGCGCTGCACACCGTGCTGCAGGAGGTCGGTCTGACCATTCCCAGAGGGTTGATCAATCCAACGCTGACGGACATCACCAGCGATTCCAGGAGCGTCCGGACGGGAAGTCTTTTCCTCGGCCTGCCAGGCGAACGGGTCGATGGTGGTCGCTTCTGGAGCCAGGCCCTCGATGCAGGAGCGGCTGCTGCTCTGATCAGCCCCGCAGCCGCAGAAGCCGCCCCGCCCGGCGATGGCGATCCGGTTCTGGTGGTTCCCGAGCCTGTGGCGCCGTTGATTGGAGAGGTTTCAGCAGCCTTCTGGAACCAGCCGAGCCGTCAGATGGCCCTGATCGGCGTGACCGGGACCAACGGCAAGACCACCACAACGCACCTGATCGAACACCTCGCCGGGGTGGTGGGACAACCCACGGGTTTGTTCGGCACGTTGGTGAATCGTTGGCCGGGGCACAGCGTCACGGCCCAGCACACCACGGCATTTGCAGACCGTCTGCAGTCGCAGCTGGCGAAAGCTGTGGCCGCGGGTTGCAGGCTGGCCGCCATGGAGGTGAGCTCCCACGCTCTGGCTCAACAGCGTGTGGCCGGATGTCGTTTCGCCGGCGCCGTGTTCACGAACCTCACCCAGGACCATCTCGACTACCACACGTCGATGGATGCCTATTTCGAAGCGAAGGCAAGCCTGTTTGCTCCTCCGCTGCTCGACACCGATGTCCCGAGAGCCGTTGTGAATGTTGATGACCCCTGGGGCGTTCGGCTGGCGGAACGATTGGCTGGTCGTTGCTGGCGCAGTTCGCTCATCGATTCGTCCGCTGAGCTGGCCATGGTGGATCTGGAGATGACCGGCCGCGGCGTTGAAGGACGCCTCATCAGTCCTGGCGGTGAGGGGCGGTTCCGCTCACCTCTGCTGGGCCGATTCAACCTGATGAATCTGCTTCAGGCGGTGGGTGCTTTGCTTCAGCAAAATCTGCCCCTGGACGCGCTGCTGGAGGCGATCAGCAGCTTCGGCGGCGTTCCAGGGCGCATGGAGCGTGTGCTGGTGCCGGGGGTGGATGCTGCCTCATTGCCAACGGTGCTGGTGGATTACGCCCACACTCCCGACGGACTTGATAGTGCTCTGACGGCGTCCAGACCCTTCACAGACGGTCGTTTGGTGTGTGTCTTCGGCTGTGGTGGGGATCGCGACCGTGGCAAGCGTCCTCAAATGGCTGCGATCGCTGCACGCCTCGCCGATCGGGTGGTGATCACCTCCGACAACCCGAGAACGGAGGACCCCCAGCGGATTCTTGCTGACGTTCAGGCCGGGCTGCCTGAGGGCACCGACCACATCGTTGAGGGCAATCGGGCTCTGGCCATTGCGGCTGCCATTGCAGAGGCTTCTCCCCGGGATCTCGTGCTGGTCGCCGGTAAAGGGCATGAGGACTATCAGATTCTCGGGACGGAGAAGGTGCATTTCGACGATCGGGAGCAATCAGAACTGGCTCTGCGCCGACGTTTGTCCTGAGTCGTCATCTGTCCTAAGCAGACGTCATGCTCGGACCCTAATTGCGGATGTTTGCCATCAACCGCTCTGATCTGTTCAAGGATGCTCAGTTTTTTCAGACACCTGAGGGATTGCTGATTGGCACCTTGGTGCTGTTGCTCTTCTGGGTGTTGCTGAGGGTGTTGGAGGCGGTGCAGAAACCCTCCTGGGCCGTCGTCACCCGTTCGGTACGCCGTCCTCTTGTGTTTGGTTTCGGTGTCGCTCTTTACACAGGATGGCTGTTTGGCTTGCTGGCAAAGAATGTAGAGATCTTGAGTGATCGAAATGTTGCTCAATTGACGACCTCGATCGTCCTGCTTGTGTTTGGTCGAGCTGTGAATGTTGCTGGTCTTAAATTTCTGCATTCCAAGGTTTTCAATCGTTGGCTGAACCGTGAAATCGAGGAGCAGCGAGAGCGAGACATGATGATTTCTTTACTGGATCGCGTGTATACGATTTTGGTTTTCTTTATAACATTTGGTGCTATTATGATCGCCTTCGGTATTTCCCCAACGGCCGTTGGTGCCGTTCTGGGAGGTGCTGGAATTGGCATCGGTTTTGGGACGCAGCAGATTTCTCAGAATTTCCTGTCGGGCCTGATGTTGTTTTTCAATCGTCCATTTGCGGAGGGCGATTGGATCAATGTCTCAACATTCGAAGGAACGGTTGAACGCATTGGCTGGTATCACACACAGATTCGAACCTTTGATCGCAGGCCATTGTTTATTCCGAATTCATTATTTGCGACCACGCCCATCGAGAATCCTGGTCGAATGTACAACCGCCGAATCAAAGAAGAGATCGGTCTGCGCTATGAAGACATCGGCCAGATCGCAGATGTTGTTCGGGAGGTGAAAACCATGCTGCAGCAGCATCCGGCCATTGATCAGGAGCAGACAATCCTTGTGAATTTCAACCAATGGGGAGATTCATCCATCAACGTGTTGATTTATGCCTTCACAAAAACGACTGTCTGGGCCGAGTGGCTTGATGTTCAGCAGGATGTGTTTTTACGCATTGCCGAGATCGTGCGCATGGCTGGAGCCGATTTTGCTTTCCCCTCCACCACGGTGTATCCGTCGTCGGATTTCAACCCACAGCATCCTCTCTTCTTCAACAAAGGTCCGGGTTCCTGATCAACGTCGAATCCAGTCGGTGACGCCACCGGGACGATCAATCAGTTCAATGCCCCGGGCAATCAGTTCGTTGCGAATGCGGTCCGCTTCGGAATAGTTTTTCGAGGCCTTGGCTGCCCGCCGCGCTTCAACGGCAGTCTCAATCTCGGCATCGTCATCGGCGTCAGACCGGATCGGTTCCTGCTCCCATCGCAGGCCCAGAGCGGCGGCCAGTTCGCGTAACAGATGCCAGCGAGGACGCAGGTCCTGTAGTTCTTCAGCCGGAAGATCACTGTTGTCGCCGCGATCCAGGCGGTTGGCCAAGGCGCGCAGTGGTTTGGCCAGATCAAAGAGAACAGCCAGCGCTCCTGAGGTGTTGAGGTCGTCATCCATGGCGGCGATGAAGCGCCCGTGCATCGCCAGAAGTCCATCTCCATCAGGACTGACCTGGCCCTGGATCGCCCCTTCTGCGAGAGCAGGGGCTTCTCCCCAGCCCAGTGGAATGCCATGACGGTCGCCAAGGCCGAGGGCTGCATTCAATCCCTTCCATCCCGCCGCCGCGGCGTCGAGGGCTTCAGCGGTGAAGTCGAGTGGCTTGCGGTAATGGGCCTGCAGCACAAACAGGCGCAGCGTCATTGGCGAGACACCGCTGTCGAGCAGTGCCCGGATCGTGGTGAAGTTGCCCAGCGATTTCGACATTTTGGTGCCGCCGACGTTGACCATGCCGTTGTGCATCCACAACTTCGCCAGGGTCGTGCCGTTGGCGGTTTCGGATTGGGCGATTTCGTTTTCATGGTGCGGGAACACCAAATCGCCACCGCCGAGATGGATGTCGATCGTGAGGCCGAGTTCCTGACGCACCATGGCGGAGCATTCGATGTGCCAGCCCGGACGACCTGGTCCCCACGGAGACTCCCAGCTGGGTTCACCTGCTTTAGCTCCTTTCCAAAGCGCGAAGTCGAAGGGGTGGCGTTTACGGCTCTCCTCCCCATCAGCGGTGCGACCGCTCGCTCCCTGTTGCTGCTCATTGGGATCGCGGCCGCTGAGCTTGCCGTAGTTGTTGGCCTTGGCAACGGCGAAGTAAACATCGCCATCAGCGCTGTAGGCCGCGCCTTTGGCTTCGAGTTCGCGAATGAGTTGCTGGATGCCATCGATGCAGCACGTGGCCCGCGGCATGCGATCGGCCGGCAGGATGTTCAGGCGGCCCATATCGATTTCAAAGGCTTCGATGTTGCGTTCGCTCACCGCTTGCATCGAGCTGCCTTCTTCATTGGCCCGGTTGAGAATCTTGTCGTCGATGTCGGTGTAGTTCTGGACGTAGGTGACGTCGTAGCCGCTCCAGATCAGATAACGGCGCAGCACATCCCAGTTGATGTAGCTGCGGGCATGGCCAAGGTGGCAGAGGTCATAGACCGTGACACCGCAGCAGTAAATCGTTGCTTTGCCGGCTTCGAGGGGCTCGAACGCTTCCGTACGGCTCGTCAGGCTGTTGGTGAAGCGCAGGGGCACGGCAGATCGGCAGAACAGGCTGAGGTTACGGCGTGCATGAGATCAGGATCAGCGGCCTTGTCCCTGCAAGCGAGCCCAAGCCTGATCAGGCAGCGTTGTCGCGGTTGTCTGCGAAGTGATGAATGTTTGAAGGGTTTTCGTTGGTTGTTGCGGATTGTTTGGGTGCCATCGGACAGGGGGGCAAATCAGCACATATTTTGGCTTTGCGTTTTATGAATCTTCTGGCCCCTCTTGAGGGTCGTTGCTAGTCAAGCAGCGGCCCACTTGCTGATTGTTTTTCTGGGCAGGACGTTTCTTTAATGCATTGATGAATGCAGCTGCTATCTTGAATTGAAAGAGTCTTTACATCATGATCTTTACCGCCAAAGCTTTGTTGGAAGGCCTTGTGAGTGGGTCGTCGGTCCAGTTTTATGGCCCACCAGCAGGGATCCCAG from the Synechococcus sp. KORDI-100 genome contains:
- the rpsD gene encoding 30S ribosomal protein S4, which translates into the protein MSRYRGPRLRITRRLGDLPGLTRKAAKRSYPPGQHGQARRKRSEYAIRLEEKQKLRFNYGISERQLVRYVKKARAQDGSTGTNLLKLLENRLDNVCFRMGFGPTVPGARQLVNHGHVTVNGRVTDIASYQCKVGDVIAIRERKASKRLAEGNLEFPGLANIPPHLDLDKTKLSAKVTGRCEREWVALEINELLVVEYYSRKV
- the yidD gene encoding membrane protein insertion efficiency factor YidD translates to MHESTTVSASLLARTARVLNAALAQVLLALIGFYRRFISPLIGPRCRFIPTCSAYGLEAIQRHGPWRGSWLTFRRLLRCTPLTPCGCDPVPD
- a CDS encoding glutaredoxin family protein; the protein is MADQPGVELTLYSRRGCCLCEGLEGRLRQLNLRALGLELTVIDIDAEETSTALKARYDLEVPVLSFDGRDLPRVSPRLGGEGLFNWLHRALSKGSGAT
- a CDS encoding UDP-N-acetylmuramoyl-L-alanyl-D-glutamate--2,6-diaminopimelate ligase, yielding MSQALHTVLQEVGLTIPRGLINPTLTDITSDSRSVRTGSLFLGLPGERVDGGRFWSQALDAGAAAALISPAAAEAAPPGDGDPVLVVPEPVAPLIGEVSAAFWNQPSRQMALIGVTGTNGKTTTTHLIEHLAGVVGQPTGLFGTLVNRWPGHSVTAQHTTAFADRLQSQLAKAVAAGCRLAAMEVSSHALAQQRVAGCRFAGAVFTNLTQDHLDYHTSMDAYFEAKASLFAPPLLDTDVPRAVVNVDDPWGVRLAERLAGRCWRSSLIDSSAELAMVDLEMTGRGVEGRLISPGGEGRFRSPLLGRFNLMNLLQAVGALLQQNLPLDALLEAISSFGGVPGRMERVLVPGVDAASLPTVLVDYAHTPDGLDSALTASRPFTDGRLVCVFGCGGDRDRGKRPQMAAIAARLADRVVITSDNPRTEDPQRILADVQAGLPEGTDHIVEGNRALAIAAAIAEASPRDLVLVAGKGHEDYQILGTEKVHFDDREQSELALRRRLS
- a CDS encoding mechanosensitive ion channel family protein, yielding MFAINRSDLFKDAQFFQTPEGLLIGTLVLLLFWVLLRVLEAVQKPSWAVVTRSVRRPLVFGFGVALYTGWLFGLLAKNVEILSDRNVAQLTTSIVLLVFGRAVNVAGLKFLHSKVFNRWLNREIEEQRERDMMISLLDRVYTILVFFITFGAIMIAFGISPTAVGAVLGGAGIGIGFGTQQISQNFLSGLMLFFNRPFAEGDWINVSTFEGTVERIGWYHTQIRTFDRRPLFIPNSLFATTPIENPGRMYNRRIKEEIGLRYEDIGQIADVVREVKTMLQQHPAIDQEQTILVNFNQWGDSSINVLIYAFTKTTVWAEWLDVQQDVFLRIAEIVRMAGADFAFPSTTVYPSSDFNPQHPLFFNKGPGS
- the cysS gene encoding cysteine--tRNA ligase; protein product: MPLRFTNSLTSRTEAFEPLEAGKATIYCCGVTVYDLCHLGHARSYINWDVLRRYLIWSGYDVTYVQNYTDIDDKILNRANEEGSSMQAVSERNIEAFEIDMGRLNILPADRMPRATCCIDGIQQLIRELEAKGAAYSADGDVYFAVAKANNYGKLSGRDPNEQQQGASGRTADGEESRKRHPFDFALWKGAKAGEPSWESPWGPGRPGWHIECSAMVRQELGLTIDIHLGGGDLVFPHHENEIAQSETANGTTLAKLWMHNGMVNVGGTKMSKSLGNFTTIRALLDSGVSPMTLRLFVLQAHYRKPLDFTAEALDAAAAGWKGLNAALGLGDRHGIPLGWGEAPALAEGAIQGQVSPDGDGLLAMHGRFIAAMDDDLNTSGALAVLFDLAKPLRALANRLDRGDNSDLPAEELQDLRPRWHLLRELAAALGLRWEQEPIRSDADDDAEIETAVEARRAAKASKNYSEADRIRNELIARGIELIDRPGGVTDWIRR